A genome region from Archaeoglobus fulgidus DSM 4304 includes the following:
- a CDS encoding FprA family A-type flavoprotein, with protein MKPVELKDGVFWVGAIDWDERDFHNFVTARGLTYNSYLIVDDKVVLVDTVKHKFVKESMERIRKLVDPSQIDYVIVNHIEPDHSSGLPDTMRIAKDATVVCTQRAKDGICKYYDCDGWNIQVVKGGDTLKIGKRTLTFIDMTMLHWPDSMATYINEDKILLSNDAFGQHVASEYRFDEEIGVEEALKWAKVYYANILMPLGGLIQKKLKEIKESGLEIDIIAPSHGVVWKNPGRIIEAYDRWSRFEPTNKVVIVFDSMWHSTEKLAMAIAEGAGSEGADVRVMHIRKDYWTDIVTEILDAKAIAVGSPTIHNGLFPTVAGFLTYLKGLKPQNKKALAFGSYGWNGNAVKEVQKVLEELKFETLEPFMVKFKPSEEELQKAFELGRELAR; from the coding sequence ATGAAACCTGTTGAGTTGAAAGACGGCGTATTTTGGGTGGGGGCAATCGATTGGGATGAGAGGGATTTTCACAACTTCGTTACGGCAAGGGGGCTGACGTACAACTCCTACCTCATAGTGGATGATAAGGTGGTTCTCGTTGATACGGTAAAGCACAAATTCGTGAAAGAGTCTATGGAAAGGATAAGAAAGCTTGTGGACCCTTCGCAGATAGACTACGTCATCGTTAACCACATTGAGCCGGACCACTCAAGCGGTTTGCCGGACACGATGAGGATTGCGAAGGATGCAACCGTAGTTTGCACGCAGAGAGCAAAGGATGGAATCTGCAAGTACTACGACTGCGACGGCTGGAACATTCAGGTTGTCAAGGGAGGAGACACACTGAAAATCGGAAAGAGGACCTTAACGTTCATAGACATGACCATGCTCCACTGGCCTGACAGCATGGCAACGTACATAAACGAGGACAAAATCTTGCTGTCAAACGATGCCTTCGGGCAGCATGTTGCAAGCGAATACAGGTTTGATGAGGAAATCGGAGTTGAAGAAGCGTTGAAGTGGGCCAAAGTTTACTACGCAAACATTCTCATGCCCCTCGGAGGGCTGATTCAAAAGAAGCTGAAGGAGATAAAGGAGTCGGGGCTTGAGATTGACATAATCGCCCCAAGTCATGGAGTTGTGTGGAAAAATCCCGGAAGGATAATCGAAGCCTACGACCGCTGGTCAAGATTCGAGCCAACAAACAAGGTCGTTATCGTCTTCGATTCGATGTGGCACTCGACGGAGAAGCTTGCGATGGCAATCGCCGAAGGGGCGGGAAGTGAAGGGGCTGACGTCAGAGTGATGCATATCAGGAAGGATTACTGGACTGACATTGTTACCGAGATCCTCGACGCCAAGGCAATTGCTGTTGGCTCACCCACAATCCACAACGGCCTGTTCCCGACAGTTGCCGGCTTTCTCACATACCTTAAGGGCCTGAAGCCACAAAATAAAAAAGCTCTGGCTTTCGGCTCCTACGGCTGGAACGGGAATGCGGTCAAGGAAGTTCAGAAGGTGCTTGAGGAGCTCAAGTTCGAGACCCTCGAACCGTTCATGGTGAAGTTCAAGCCATCCGAAGAGGAGCTGCAGAAGGCTTTCGAGTTAGGAAGGGAGCTGGCACGATGA
- a CDS encoding [protein ADP-ribosylglutamate] hydrolase has product MEVLFEAKVGDITLKLAQGDITQYPAKAIVNAANKRLEHGGGVAYAIAKACAGDAGLYTEISKKAMREQFGRDYIDHGEVVVTPAMNLEERGIKYVFHTVGPICSGMWSEELKEKLYKAFLGPLEKAEEMGVESIAFPAVSAGIYGCDLEKVVETFLEAVKNFKGSAVKEVALVIYDRKSAEVALKVFERSL; this is encoded by the coding sequence ATGGAGGTGCTTTTTGAGGCCAAGGTTGGGGACATCACTCTGAAGCTCGCTCAGGGGGACATCACCCAATACCCGGCAAAGGCAATTGTCAACGCGGCCAACAAGAGGCTGGAGCACGGCGGAGGGGTGGCTTATGCCATCGCAAAAGCGTGTGCAGGAGATGCCGGGCTCTACACGGAAATCAGCAAAAAGGCCATGAGAGAGCAGTTTGGAAGAGACTACATCGACCACGGCGAGGTCGTTGTTACACCGGCCATGAACCTCGAGGAGAGGGGAATAAAGTACGTTTTCCACACCGTGGGGCCGATATGCAGCGGCATGTGGAGCGAAGAACTGAAAGAGAAGCTTTACAAGGCTTTTCTTGGCCCGCTGGAGAAGGCGGAGGAGATGGGCGTCGAATCCATAGCCTTCCCTGCTGTGAGCGCTGGGATATACGGCTGTGATCTGGAAAAGGTTGTTGAGACGTTCCTCGAAGCTGTGAAGAACTTCAAGGGTTCGGCTGTCAAGGAAGTCGCGCTTGTAATCTACGACAGAAAGTCTGCGGAGGTGGCGCTGAAGGTCTTTGAGAGGAGTCTTTGA
- a CDS encoding tRNA(Met) cytidine acetyltransferase TmcA, which yields MTVRSLLEEVSKAAEIAASNRHRFMVILCSKELNDRVVKIAKRIYKKHRKRMNEDNLLIAGRSDFLDITRKYFEGEFLHYKDSPKVLGQTYSSLLIDFTEGFHPNDLGIIVETIKEGGIIIAFSPPIEQWENLKSRWHEELVSEPYTVEDVTGRFFARFMRRTLQAEGIIIFDADRRKIIKHYEFEPKEISREEIVIPEDIEIKRKLYKLCATQDQVRVLQVFERFFDRKRERKAVVITADRGRGKTAILGIATPYIISRMERLLKRPVRIMVVAPTPQAVQTYFRFLLKAMVRQGMTKYFAKETNGLITVVNSKYARVEYVVPRRAMLEKDTADVIIVDEAAGIDVPVLLKITEGVRYMIFSTTIHGYEGTGRGFAIRFLKRLESDETVEIERIHMEEPIRYGKGDPIEKWLYDVLLLDAQPAELDDEDVEAIKQGKLEFREVDKDALVNDEKLLREFFGIYVLAHYRNRPSDLAILLDMPNHLPFIVTVNGKPVCSLHIAVEGNLDDETIEKIKEGYKPKGQIIPDLMLKHYWDFEFPKLVGARVVRIATHPSVMDMGIGSFALAKIVEWAYGRDMDWVGSGFGVSPELLRFWAKNHFTPVHITPQRNEVSGEHTLIVLRALKYDVEDVVEKLNSEFTRRLIEYLADELSDLETETAVLLLRSLRRSFEIPSPRFGKVERRRMSKYFQGMSLYEYVSDIIRPLVRYYYSRTDRDELEEVEEEVLIGKCLQLKHWSELPGEGYKKYRTLLNAVKKVWRWYYGED from the coding sequence ATGACCGTTCGCAGTCTTCTTGAAGAGGTTTCAAAGGCGGCGGAAATCGCTGCCAGCAATCGACACAGGTTTATGGTCATTCTATGCTCAAAGGAGCTCAACGACAGGGTTGTTAAAATAGCCAAGAGGATTTACAAAAAGCACAGAAAAAGGATGAACGAGGACAACCTCCTCATTGCGGGGAGGAGCGATTTTCTTGATATCACCCGAAAGTACTTTGAGGGGGAGTTTCTGCACTACAAGGACTCGCCGAAGGTGCTTGGCCAGACCTACTCCTCCCTTTTGATAGACTTCACCGAAGGTTTTCATCCCAACGATTTGGGAATAATCGTTGAGACGATCAAGGAGGGTGGAATAATCATAGCCTTCTCCCCGCCCATCGAGCAGTGGGAGAATCTGAAGAGCAGGTGGCACGAGGAGCTTGTTTCCGAGCCCTACACAGTTGAGGACGTAACAGGGAGGTTTTTTGCGAGGTTCATGAGGAGGACGCTTCAGGCGGAGGGCATAATTATCTTCGATGCGGACAGAAGAAAAATCATCAAGCACTACGAGTTTGAGCCGAAGGAAATTTCGAGAGAGGAAATCGTAATTCCCGAAGACATTGAAATCAAGAGGAAGCTATACAAGCTCTGCGCAACTCAGGACCAGGTCAGAGTTCTGCAGGTCTTCGAGCGATTTTTTGACAGAAAGAGGGAGAGGAAAGCTGTTGTGATTACGGCCGACAGAGGGAGGGGAAAGACGGCCATTTTGGGCATCGCCACACCCTACATAATTTCAAGGATGGAGAGGCTGCTCAAGAGGCCTGTGAGGATTATGGTTGTGGCTCCAACCCCTCAGGCGGTACAGACCTACTTCAGATTTCTCCTCAAGGCGATGGTAAGGCAGGGGATGACGAAGTACTTCGCAAAGGAGACAAACGGCCTGATAACGGTTGTCAACAGCAAGTACGCAAGGGTTGAGTACGTTGTGCCGAGAAGGGCGATGCTGGAGAAAGACACTGCGGATGTAATCATAGTCGATGAGGCTGCAGGGATTGACGTGCCTGTGTTGCTTAAAATCACTGAAGGGGTCAGGTACATGATTTTCTCCACGACAATTCACGGTTACGAGGGCACGGGAAGGGGATTTGCCATCAGGTTTTTGAAAAGGCTTGAGAGTGACGAGACGGTTGAAATCGAAAGAATCCACATGGAGGAGCCAATCAGGTACGGTAAGGGAGATCCGATAGAGAAGTGGCTTTACGATGTGCTACTACTTGACGCTCAGCCGGCAGAGCTCGATGATGAGGATGTCGAAGCTATAAAGCAGGGGAAGCTTGAGTTCAGGGAGGTGGACAAGGATGCGCTGGTGAACGATGAGAAGCTCCTGAGAGAGTTTTTCGGAATCTACGTGCTCGCTCACTACCGAAACCGTCCTTCAGATTTGGCAATACTCCTCGACATGCCGAACCACCTTCCATTCATTGTTACGGTGAACGGCAAACCCGTTTGCTCCCTTCACATCGCAGTTGAAGGGAACCTCGACGATGAAACAATCGAGAAAATAAAAGAAGGCTACAAGCCGAAAGGACAGATAATCCCCGACCTGATGCTGAAGCACTACTGGGACTTCGAGTTTCCGAAACTTGTAGGCGCGAGGGTGGTGAGGATAGCAACCCACCCGTCTGTTATGGATATGGGGATCGGGAGCTTTGCCCTGGCGAAGATAGTTGAGTGGGCCTACGGCAGAGACATGGACTGGGTTGGTTCGGGATTCGGAGTTTCACCGGAGCTTCTCCGCTTCTGGGCTAAGAACCACTTTACACCCGTGCACATAACACCTCAGAGGAACGAGGTTAGCGGAGAGCACACCTTAATCGTTCTAAGGGCTTTGAAGTACGATGTAGAGGATGTTGTTGAGAAGCTCAATTCGGAGTTCACGAGAAGGCTGATTGAATACCTGGCGGACGAGCTTTCAGATTTGGAGACCGAGACGGCGGTTCTTCTGCTCAGGTCTCTTAGAAGGAGCTTTGAAATTCCTTCCCCCAGATTCGGAAAGGTGGAAAGGAGGAGAATGAGCAAGTACTTCCAGGGCATGAGCCTTTACGAGTACGTTTCGGACATAATAAGGCCGCTCGTAAGATATTACTACTCCAGAACTGACAGAGACGAGCTTGAGGAGGTTGAGGAAGAGGTTTTGATTGGAAAGTGTCTGCAGCTAAAGCACTGGTCCGAGCTGCCGGGGGAGGGGTATAAGAAGTACAGAACACTCCTGAATGCCGTGAAAAAAGTCTGGAGATGGTACTATGGAGAGGATTAA
- a CDS encoding ASCH domain-containing protein — protein MERINFDSEFVERIINGEKITTVRRGIKSYPVGRIVELTANGERFALAKVKKVVVKRVRELTDEDAIRDGFKSREELISALKRIYGDIRDDEFVTVVHFEVVK, from the coding sequence ATGGAGAGGATTAACTTTGATTCGGAGTTTGTTGAAAGAATAATCAACGGAGAGAAGATTACCACCGTAAGGAGGGGGATAAAGAGCTATCCGGTCGGAAGAATTGTCGAACTCACAGCAAACGGGGAGAGGTTCGCTCTGGCGAAGGTGAAAAAGGTGGTAGTGAAGAGGGTGAGGGAACTAACTGATGAGGATGCCATAAGGGACGGTTTCAAAAGCCGAGAAGAGCTGATTTCTGCGTTAAAAAGAATATATGGGGACATAAGGGATGATGAGTTCGTAACCGTCGTTCATTTCGAGGTCGTGAAATAA
- a CDS encoding sulfite exporter TauE/SafE family protein: protein MYSAVFIFLFSLLIGILAPLSGVGGGVMFVPLLTAFSEFDVDYIRGGGVIVALTSALVSSPAVMMRGFTNLRMVLPLVLVSNLTAFAGGYLGLYISREFPEGKHYITLLLGILLGVILMIMLTTERLEFPESKEEDRIGRFFEMRGACFEPSLGEEISYHASNTPVALLMFAFVGLIAGMFGLGAGWANVPVLNLVMLLPIRVAVATSMLIILLNTSIAGWVYIAKGAVLPDIAVPATVGMALGSKLGASLALKVRPAVIRQVVLIILLIAASTNIYKGLTGVFG, encoded by the coding sequence ATGTACTCGGCAGTCTTTATCTTCCTGTTTTCCCTCTTAATAGGAATCCTCGCCCCCCTTTCAGGTGTGGGTGGAGGGGTGATGTTCGTACCTCTGCTCACAGCCTTCTCGGAGTTCGATGTTGACTACATAAGGGGAGGGGGTGTAATAGTTGCCCTGACCAGCGCCCTCGTCTCCTCTCCAGCAGTAATGATGAGGGGTTTCACCAACCTCAGAATGGTTCTTCCACTCGTTTTAGTTTCCAATCTAACGGCCTTTGCTGGTGGTTATCTGGGACTTTACATCTCAAGGGAGTTCCCTGAGGGGAAACACTACATTACACTGCTCCTCGGAATTCTTCTCGGTGTAATACTGATGATAATGCTTACAACCGAGAGGCTGGAGTTTCCCGAAAGTAAGGAGGAGGACAGAATTGGCAGGTTTTTTGAAATGAGGGGTGCTTGCTTTGAGCCGAGTTTAGGGGAGGAAATAAGCTACCACGCCTCCAATACCCCTGTTGCCTTGCTTATGTTCGCCTTCGTCGGTTTAATCGCGGGAATGTTCGGTCTCGGGGCGGGGTGGGCAAACGTTCCGGTTTTGAATCTCGTCATGCTGCTGCCAATAAGGGTGGCAGTTGCCACAAGCATGCTGATAATTCTCCTCAACACCTCAATCGCAGGATGGGTTTACATTGCAAAGGGGGCTGTTTTGCCGGATATTGCAGTTCCCGCAACGGTTGGAATGGCGTTAGGCTCGAAACTTGGCGCATCACTGGCTCTCAAAGTTAGACCCGCGGTTATAAGGCAGGTTGTGCTAATCATCCTCCTCATAGCGGCATCAACCAACATCTATAAGGGGCTGACGGGGGTGTTTGGTTGA
- a CDS encoding universal stress protein, with protein sequence MERILLVLDDTGRGEIAFQKLKKLAEDGLRGEVYILYIREMEVPPFVPEEKELAAYHRLMTQSMKKLEGFKNQLEKAGLKVSDVSVVFGKYADRLLLVEKQIKPDLIVVGFKGGLLKRVIGGFFGKDPCEVLLKKSKASLLICRG encoded by the coding sequence ATGGAGCGAATCCTTCTCGTTCTCGACGACACCGGTAGGGGAGAGATTGCTTTCCAGAAGCTGAAAAAGCTGGCAGAGGACGGATTGAGGGGGGAGGTTTACATTCTCTATATCAGGGAAATGGAGGTCCCGCCTTTTGTTCCCGAGGAGAAGGAGCTTGCAGCGTATCACCGCTTGATGACACAATCGATGAAGAAGCTGGAGGGGTTCAAGAACCAACTTGAAAAAGCCGGACTGAAAGTTTCTGACGTCAGCGTTGTTTTCGGAAAGTACGCGGACAGATTGCTGCTTGTGGAGAAGCAGATAAAGCCCGATTTGATCGTTGTGGGGTTTAAGGGTGGATTGCTGAAGAGGGTAATCGGGGGGTTTTTCGGCAAAGACCCGTGCGAGGTTCTGCTTAAAAAGTCAAAGGCAAGCTTGCTGATTTGCAGGGGATAG
- a CDS encoding DUF22 domain-containing protein has product MAVKMKYWTDEVGGERGSLKVELKPFGYRIIPLTQWKTLIAMDDVEVKKGEPEIIEVRPFTIPGGTMVGPLHIMRHALGTVLDVVECGIPTRVEDEKCIQRVVFLPVDDGVVREGDIVGVLKVFFIKTGLISRLFNLKPTKVELREEIVEANITWRDDGNIYREKISTKVFGYTRTHVGVWEPLVADEDVGVRAGDVLRVKIRNVELPPNTVVVPLSISRNPYGVVVDVVQLGKPRRVEEPKNIEQAVFLAVDDGEIKRGDLLGVINVYYVGLKKLEPLIATKEPQDFTLVYRKEEKIIRKKVHLPPFGYHRSPVARWEVVVAAEDKELTKNKPVRVKIKKIKIPANTIVYPMEIMRHSDGVLIDLVSDLPWRVEEGGKVDEAIFLPLFDGKIEKDDLLGVINLYQVELSPVEKIREMYNRFVKLSEEELMKYVEGLQ; this is encoded by the coding sequence ATGGCCGTAAAGATGAAGTACTGGACAGACGAGGTTGGGGGTGAGAGGGGTAGCCTCAAGGTTGAGCTTAAGCCTTTTGGCTACAGAATCATTCCTTTGACTCAGTGGAAGACGCTGATCGCGATGGATGACGTCGAGGTGAAAAAAGGGGAGCCCGAGATTATTGAGGTAAGACCCTTCACAATTCCCGGGGGGACTATGGTCGGCCCCCTGCACATTATGAGACACGCTCTTGGCACCGTGCTGGATGTCGTCGAATGCGGAATACCGACGAGGGTTGAGGACGAAAAGTGCATCCAGAGAGTGGTTTTTCTCCCTGTTGATGATGGTGTGGTAAGGGAGGGTGATATAGTCGGTGTTCTGAAGGTGTTTTTCATAAAAACGGGCCTAATTTCGAGGCTCTTTAACCTCAAACCGACCAAGGTTGAGCTGAGGGAAGAGATTGTTGAGGCAAACATTACGTGGAGGGACGACGGAAACATTTACAGGGAGAAAATTTCTACGAAAGTTTTTGGGTACACAAGAACACATGTGGGAGTTTGGGAGCCCCTGGTTGCGGACGAAGATGTTGGGGTGAGGGCTGGGGATGTTTTGAGAGTGAAAATCAGAAACGTTGAGTTACCCCCAAACACTGTGGTCGTTCCGCTTTCCATATCCAGAAATCCCTACGGAGTTGTAGTTGACGTTGTGCAGCTTGGAAAACCGAGAAGAGTTGAGGAGCCAAAGAATATTGAGCAGGCTGTATTTCTTGCTGTTGATGATGGGGAAATAAAGAGGGGGGATTTACTGGGTGTTATCAATGTTTACTACGTTGGTTTAAAGAAACTCGAGCCGCTGATTGCAACCAAAGAGCCTCAGGATTTTACCCTGGTTTACAGGAAGGAAGAAAAAATCATTAGAAAGAAGGTGCATCTCCCTCCTTTTGGCTACCATAGGAGCCCTGTAGCGAGGTGGGAAGTTGTCGTCGCAGCAGAGGACAAGGAGCTTACTAAAAACAAGCCAGTTAGAGTTAAAATAAAGAAAATAAAAATTCCAGCAAACACGATCGTCTATCCAATGGAGATCATGCGCCACTCTGATGGAGTGCTCATCGACCTTGTATCTGATTTGCCCTGGAGAGTTGAAGAGGGGGGGAAGGTCGATGAGGCAATCTTTTTACCGCTTTTTGATGGAAAGATAGAAAAAGATGACCTCCTTGGAGTAATCAACCTCTATCAGGTTGAGCTAAGCCCAGTTGAGAAGATAAGGGAGATGTACAACCGCTTTGTTAAGTTATCGGAAGAAGAGCTTATGAAATACGTAGAGGGATTGCAGTAG
- a CDS encoding 50S ribosomal protein L21e, translating into MGWKSHGFRFKSGRKLRKKVREKGVRIRKFLQTFDVGQRVHIDIEPASQKGMPHPRFQGRTGVVIGQRGRAYLVQVRDGGKMKTLIVRPEHLKPQSG; encoded by the coding sequence ATGGGATGGAAGTCACACGGTTTCAGGTTCAAATCGGGAAGAAAGCTCAGAAAGAAGGTCAGGGAAAAGGGAGTGAGAATCAGGAAGTTCCTTCAGACCTTTGACGTTGGCCAGAGAGTTCACATAGACATCGAGCCCGCATCTCAGAAAGGGATGCCGCATCCAAGATTTCAGGGGAGAACTGGTGTCGTGATAGGACAGAGGGGCAGAGCCTACCTCGTGCAGGTTAGGGACGGGGGAAAAATGAAGACCCTGATTGTAAGGCCCGAGCACCTCAAACCACAGAGTGGTTGA
- a CDS encoding RNA polymerase Rpb4 encodes MFKEVRDFEYITISEAKEIMEEIAKKRQEEAELLFETRRALKHLRLFAKLPADKAKELVDELVKLPQVGSKEIAVKLADIMPRIPDEVRIIYAKERVTLTPEQIQEILDVIDKYRI; translated from the coding sequence ATGTTTAAAGAGGTTAGGGATTTTGAATACATCACAATTTCTGAAGCGAAAGAAATAATGGAAGAAATAGCCAAAAAAAGGCAGGAGGAGGCCGAGCTTTTGTTTGAAACCAGGAGGGCTTTAAAGCACCTCCGCCTTTTCGCCAAACTTCCGGCAGATAAGGCAAAGGAGCTTGTTGATGAGCTTGTCAAACTGCCCCAGGTGGGCAGCAAGGAGATAGCCGTAAAGCTTGCGGATATAATGCCGCGAATACCTGACGAAGTGAGGATTATTTACGCTAAGGAAAGAGTTACTCTGACACCCGAGCAAATTCAGGAAATTCTGGACGTCATCGACAAGTATCGTATTTAA
- a CDS encoding DUF655 domain-containing protein has protein sequence MEKPKVERSEGKEKLEDYAYVLDFMPYGHPDDKRPIHRREPLAQVVGERNFTLLEVSIRKGKQPLVMDRVYIGKGERDVVYKIKRRLRYEDLTPAAKTELPYVIEHIIKQDEKKYVDFFNKADSITTRMHQLELLPGVGKKMMWAIIEERKKRPFESFEDIAQRVKGIQRPEKLIVSRIIYEIKNPQTKYKLFTA, from the coding sequence ATGGAGAAGCCAAAAGTAGAAAGGTCTGAAGGTAAGGAAAAACTTGAGGATTACGCTTATGTACTTGATTTCATGCCATACGGTCATCCTGACGATAAAAGGCCAATACACAGGAGGGAGCCGCTCGCACAAGTCGTTGGGGAGAGAAACTTTACACTTCTCGAGGTTAGCATAAGAAAGGGTAAGCAGCCCCTGGTAATGGACAGAGTTTACATCGGCAAGGGGGAGAGAGATGTAGTGTACAAGATCAAGAGAAGGCTGAGATACGAGGATTTAACTCCTGCCGCAAAGACTGAGCTGCCTTACGTTATCGAGCACATAATAAAGCAGGATGAGAAGAAGTACGTGGATTTCTTCAACAAGGCCGATTCCATAACAACGAGAATGCACCAGCTCGAGCTTCTTCCCGGCGTTGGAAAGAAGATGATGTGGGCAATAATCGAGGAGAGGAAAAAGAGGCCCTTTGAGAGTTTTGAAGACATAGCCCAGAGAGTCAAGGGCATTCAGAGGCCCGAAAAGCTAATCGTCAGCAGAATTATATACGAAATCAAGAATCCTCAAACCAAGTACAAGCTCTTTACTGCTTGA
- a CDS encoding PRC-barrel domain-containing protein, translating to MGMIGEITTFFGMRVFTDEGRYVGRVEDVILDQNTKSIRGLAISDYNKALIDSHAKGVIIPYRVVKAVGDIIIIKDLFKRKSRVLDYESRELIEEEGEEGEEWQE from the coding sequence ATGGGGATGATCGGCGAAATAACAACATTCTTTGGGATGAGGGTATTCACAGATGAGGGAAGGTACGTTGGCAGAGTTGAAGATGTTATTCTCGACCAGAACACAAAATCGATCAGGGGGCTGGCAATATCGGACTACAACAAGGCCCTTATAGACTCCCATGCAAAGGGGGTTATCATCCCGTACAGGGTCGTTAAGGCAGTGGGGGACATCATAATAATCAAAGACCTCTTTAAGAGAAAGTCGAGAGTGCTTGACTACGAGTCCAGGGAGCTCATTGAAGAGGAGGGAGAAGAAGGAGAAGAATGGCAAGAATAA
- a CDS encoding DMT family transporter → MLEILMSLTAAICWAFNGIAYRKGVKDVSAFTANFHRTLFATVYFLPLALRDFPGVVIDLQTALVLVISAMLSFYIGDLSYFASLKRSPVSIALPASSTYPVYVVLLSTVIYGAELSLNALISAILVFVAVYIIYGSGEKGETSGLFYALLAAFSWALAILTLDFLTDRLPVSIVAFVRLLLCLILLSFTAKKDELSTEIRLFFRSVRGIFLLLGIMLFITAIKVSSSWNVVQPSSTSPVFAAIFGAIFLKERISFRLVAGIFVIILAILLLLLPPLQ, encoded by the coding sequence GTGCTTGAAATTCTGATGTCTCTAACGGCTGCCATTTGCTGGGCCTTTAACGGGATAGCTTACAGGAAGGGTGTGAAGGACGTCAGCGCCTTCACGGCAAACTTCCACCGAACGCTCTTCGCCACAGTTTACTTCCTTCCTCTCGCATTGCGCGACTTTCCGGGAGTAGTTATAGACCTTCAAACCGCTCTCGTTCTCGTTATTTCAGCGATGCTCTCGTTCTATATAGGTGATTTGAGCTACTTCGCATCTCTGAAAAGGTCGCCGGTGAGCATAGCCCTTCCGGCCTCCTCGACTTATCCCGTTTACGTTGTTTTGCTATCAACTGTTATTTACGGTGCTGAACTGAGCTTAAATGCTTTGATTTCCGCAATCTTAGTGTTTGTGGCTGTGTACATCATTTACGGATCAGGGGAGAAAGGGGAAACATCAGGGTTGTTTTACGCCCTCCTCGCAGCTTTTTCGTGGGCTCTGGCCATTCTGACTCTCGACTTTCTCACGGACAGACTGCCCGTCTCGATTGTTGCGTTCGTTAGGCTGCTCCTATGCTTGATTCTTCTTAGCTTTACGGCAAAAAAGGATGAGCTTTCAACAGAGATTCGGTTATTTTTCAGGAGTGTTAGGGGGATTTTTCTCCTTTTGGGGATTATGCTTTTCATTACGGCAATAAAAGTGTCGAGCTCTTGGAACGTTGTTCAGCCCTCCTCCACTTCACCGGTTTTTGCGGCAATTTTTGGGGCGATATTTCTGAAAGAAAGGATAAGTTTCAGGCTGGTTGCCGGAATTTTCGTGATTATTCTTGCCATTCTTCTCCTTCTTCTCCCTCCTCTTCAATGA
- a CDS encoding SCP2 sterol-binding domain-containing protein, whose product MSEAKELIKKMCDLQNSNEEIQKEMAGWSGVVQYKLDGEEFYVEYKSDGTCEFKEGVHSSPTFTVVAPPDFWLAVLKGQEDPVSGFMMGKYRIEGNIMEAQRLAGVIKKFQGKFEL is encoded by the coding sequence ATGAGTGAGGCAAAGGAATTGATTAAGAAGATGTGCGACCTCCAGAACAGCAACGAGGAGATTCAAAAGGAAATGGCCGGTTGGAGCGGTGTCGTTCAGTACAAGCTCGATGGCGAGGAGTTCTATGTTGAGTATAAGTCAGACGGAACCTGCGAATTTAAGGAGGGTGTTCACAGCTCCCCGACCTTTACGGTTGTCGCTCCTCCAGACTTCTGGCTCGCCGTGCTCAAGGGACAGGAAGACCCGGTTAGCGGCTTCATGATGGGCAAGTACAGAATCGAAGGAAACATAATGGAAGCCCAGAGGCTTGCCGGAGTAATCAAGAAGTTCCAGGGCAAATTCGAGCTCTAA
- a CDS encoding ferredoxin-thioredoxin reductase catalytic domain-containing protein — MTPEDYLKVFERVAEKRGWRVNPDRELLLDFAKALIQNKEQYGIATCPCRLVTGKKEVDRLIICPCVYAEDDIREYGRCYCGLYLSREKEPADSVPDRHAKYYLEV; from the coding sequence TTGACGCCAGAAGATTATCTGAAGGTTTTTGAAAGAGTGGCTGAGAAGCGTGGTTGGAGGGTAAACCCGGATAGGGAGCTTTTGCTCGATTTCGCCAAGGCTTTAATTCAGAATAAAGAGCAGTACGGCATCGCAACCTGCCCCTGCAGGCTTGTAACAGGCAAGAAGGAGGTTGACCGTCTCATAATATGCCCCTGCGTTTACGCAGAAGACGACATAAGGGAGTACGGACGTTGCTACTGCGGCCTTTACCTAAGCAGGGAAAAGGAGCCCGCAGACAGCGTTCCCGACAGGCACGCGAAGTACTATCTTGAAGTGTAA
- a CDS encoding glutaredoxin family protein, translating to MAEVLMYGLSTCPHCKRTLEFLKREGVDFEVIWIDKLEGEERKKVIEKVHSISGSYSVPVVVKGDKHVLGYNEEKLKELIRG from the coding sequence ATGGCTGAGGTTTTGATGTACGGGCTATCGACATGTCCGCACTGCAAGAGGACGCTCGAATTTCTGAAAAGAGAGGGTGTTGACTTCGAAGTAATCTGGATTGATAAGCTTGAGGGTGAGGAGAGGAAGAAGGTGATTGAGAAGGTTCACAGCATTTCCGGGAGCTATTCTGTGCCAGTTGTGGTAAAAGGGGATAAGCACGTTCTCGGATATAATGAAGAGAAGCTCAAAGAGCTAATCAGGGGCTGA